One genomic window of Coffea eugenioides isolate CCC68of chromosome 1, Ceug_1.0, whole genome shotgun sequence includes the following:
- the LOC113773312 gene encoding nucleolar and coiled-body phosphoprotein 1-like, with protein MVRIRGGSTSAGRSFRLRDENIKFVKPSTKAPKKKIVTRGGKVKQTAQRKRVSPTAEPSDEQMEEQNSKENTNERNIAENQQTPEPFTKKSPRTRTEAQNIGSSATQTSKRKRSAKDPLSQPFLLKISTDSRRKLSYGKFLTPIFAHFEIPFSEKSPKDSASTVFSKAYFERKNLRFFDGHWCYKETVAESRRKNFHETPVTPRTPRDQSDYVSPFTIHPRKSASKSLSSNSEKEPRPEPTGPTTGTEATPASSSQPKDKGKAPATEEAYEEDDEETEEEVAPEQFRLARRRPGSSKITI; from the exons ATGGTTAGAATCAGAGGAGGATCTACTAGTGCCGGACGGTCTTTTAGACTTAGAGATGAGAACATTAAATTTGTGAAACCGTCTACCAAAGCACCTAAAAAGAAGATTGTGACCCGTGGTGGTAAAGTGAAGCAAACTGCCCAAAGAAAAAGGGTTTCTCCAACTGCTGAACCATCTGATGAGCAGATGGAAGAGCAAAACTCTAAAGAAAACACA AATGAAAGAAACATTGCTGAGAATCAGCAAACACCTGAACCCTTCACCAAGAAATCTCCAAGGACAAGGACTGAGGCTCAAAATATTGGGTCATCTGCCACACAAACCTCGAAAAGGAAACGTTCTGCGAAGGATCCATTATCTCAGCCG tttctgctcaaaattaGCACTGACAGTCGTAGGAAGCTCTCTTATGGCAAATTTCTGACCCCTATCTTTGCCCATTTTGAAATACCTTTTTCTGAAAAATCACCCAAAGACAGTGCTTCAACAGTTTTctcaaaagcttattttgaaagaaagaactTAAGATTTTTTGATGGCCATTGGTGCTATAAGGAGACTGTGGCTGAGTCTAGAAGGAAAAACTTTCATGAAACCCCTGTCACTCCTAGGACTCCTCGTGATCAGTCAGACTATGTCTCTCCtttcaccattcatcctagAAAGTCTGCCAGCAAGTCCCTCTCTTCCAATTCTGAG AAAGAGCCAAGACCTGAGCCCACAGGGCCAACTACTGGTACTGAGGCCACACCAGCTTCCAGCTCTCAGCCCaaggataaaggcaaggctccaGCTACTGAGGAGGCATATGAAGAAGACgatgaagaaactgaggaagaaGTGGCTCCTGAACAGTTTCGTCTGGCCAGGAGGAGGCctggatcatctaaaatcacTATCTAG